From Candidatus Wallbacteria bacterium, a single genomic window includes:
- a CDS encoding Ig-like domain-containing protein, whose translation MRISRICFLSVLPVIVLLTGCFLSSESSNGGIPDNTVPSMSSAMASPADDGTGAAINGSINATFSEEMNSATINTTTFTLKQGATTVPCSVTYVGTTATLHPISNLAATTVYTATITTGARDLAGNALASDVTWNFTTGSDGDSTPPTLSSTVSAMYAPADFDAGVALNGSITATFSEGMNPATINTTTFTLKTGITSVSCAVKYAGTVATLTPTYNLIANTTYTATITTGAMDLAGNAFAVNTSWNFTTGTSLDSTVPTVSSTIPANAATAVAVNGNITATFSEGMDPSTITTATFTLKQGSTPVPCEVTYLGFIATLNPTSDLAANTIYTAMITTVARDLSNNAMTVVKTWSFTTGSAADSTAPTVSSTIPANAATAVAVNGNITATFSEGMDPTTITTTTFTLKQGSTPVTCEVTYLGIIATLNPTGDLAANSMFSATITVRAKDLAGNALTVAKTWNFTTGSAADNIAPTVSSTSPTNAATAVAVNGNITATFSEGMDPATITTATFTLKQGTTPVTCEVTYLGYIATLAPISDLAFNTTYTATISTLAKDLAHNALAAAKTWNFTTGIAPDNTAPTVSSTSPANAAIAVAVNGNITATFSEGMDPATITTTTFTLMQGITPVTCEVTYHGYIATLTPAGDLSFNTPYTATISTAAKDQAHNALAVAKTWSFTTGAAPDNTAPTVSSTSPTNAATSVAVNGNVTATFSEGMDPSTITTTTFTLLQGTTPVTCEVTYHGYIATLTPAGDLAFNTPYTATISTAAKDQAHNALAVKKTWSFTTGAAPDNTAPTVSSTSPANAAIAVAVNGNITATFSEGMDPSTITTATFILKQGTTPVTCEVTYTGTTATLNPASDLAFNTIYTAEISTAAKDQAHNALAVKKTWSFTTGAAPDNTAPTVSSTSPANAAIAVAVNGNITATFSEGMDPSTITTATFTLKQGSTLVTCEVTYTGTTATLNPASDLAFNTTYTAEITTAAKDQAHNALAVKKTWSFTTGAAPDNTAPTVSSTSPANAATAVAVNGNITATFSEGMDPSTITTATFTLKQGTTPVTCEVTY comes from the coding sequence AAAGCAGTAACGGGGGGATACCGGATAATACTGTGCCCTCCATGAGTTCCGCAATGGCCTCCCCTGCTGATGACGGCACCGGCGCAGCCATCAATGGTAGCATCAACGCAACTTTCAGCGAGGAAATGAACTCTGCCACTATCAATACCACAACCTTTACCTTGAAACAGGGCGCAACGACTGTTCCATGTTCTGTGACGTATGTGGGCACCACTGCTACCTTGCACCCGATAAGCAATCTAGCAGCCACAACCGTTTATACCGCGACGATCACCACTGGCGCCAGGGATCTGGCAGGCAATGCACTGGCTTCAGATGTGACATGGAACTTTACCACAGGGTCAGATGGAGACAGCACTCCGCCTACATTGAGTTCCACGGTTTCTGCAATGTATGCCCCTGCTGATTTTGACGCCGGTGTAGCCCTTAACGGGAGCATTACCGCGACCTTCAGCGAAGGAATGAATCCTGCAACGATCAACACCACGACCTTTACCTTGAAGACAGGGATAACGTCTGTTTCATGCGCTGTGAAGTATGCCGGTACAGTCGCGACTTTGACTCCGACATACAATCTCATAGCCAACACCACTTATACTGCGACTATTACCACTGGTGCCATGGATCTGGCAGGCAATGCATTTGCCGTCAACACTTCATGGAATTTTACGACAGGTACATCGCTGGACAGCACAGTCCCCACAGTCAGTTCCACAATCCCTGCCAATGCCGCTACAGCTGTGGCAGTCAATGGAAACATCACAGCCACCTTCAGCGAGGGGATGGATCCTTCTACGATCACCACCGCTACATTTACCTTGAAACAGGGGTCAACGCCTGTTCCATGCGAAGTGACCTATCTCGGCTTCATTGCAACCCTGAATCCGACCAGCGATCTGGCAGCCAACACTATCTATACAGCTATGATTACAACCGTGGCCAGGGATCTTTCAAATAATGCCATGACTGTCGTTAAGACCTGGAGCTTTACGACAGGATCAGCAGCAGACAGCACAGCTCCCACTGTAAGCTCCACAATCCCTGCCAATGCCGCTACAGCTGTGGCAGTCAACGGGAACATCACCGCGACTTTCAGCGAGGGAATGGATCCTACTACAATCACTACCACTACCTTTACCTTGAAACAGGGTTCAACACCAGTTACCTGCGAGGTGACGTATCTGGGTATAATTGCGACCCTGAACCCGACAGGCGATCTCGCAGCCAACTCTATGTTTTCTGCTACGATCACAGTTCGTGCCAAAGATCTGGCAGGCAATGCGCTGACTGTCGCAAAAACCTGGAATTTTACCACAGGTTCAGCAGCAGACAACATAGCTCCCACCGTGAGTTCCACAAGTCCCACCAATGCGGCTACAGCTGTGGCAGTCAACGGGAATATCACAGCCACCTTCAGTGAGGGAATGGATCCTGCTACGATCACTACAGCTACCTTCACCTTGAAGCAGGGTACAACACCTGTCACCTGCGAGGTGACGTATCTTGGCTACATCGCTACCCTGGCTCCGATCAGCGATCTCGCATTCAATACCACTTATACTGCGACGATCAGCACACTTGCCAAAGATCTGGCGCATAATGCACTGGCCGCCGCAAAGACCTGGAACTTTACCACAGGAATCGCGCCTGACAATACAGCGCCTACAGTAAGTTCCACAAGTCCCGCCAATGCGGCTATTGCTGTGGCAGTCAACGGGAATATCACAGCCACCTTCAGCGAGGGAATGGATCCTGCTACGATCACTACAACTACTTTTACCTTGATGCAGGGCATTACGCCAGTCACCTGCGAAGTGACATATCATGGCTACATCGCGACCCTGACCCCTGCCGGCGATCTCTCCTTTAACACTCCATATACAGCGACAATCTCCACGGCCGCCAAAGACCAGGCACACAATGCACTGGCTGTCGCAAAGACCTGGAGCTTCACCACAGGAGCAGCGCCTGACAATACTGCGCCTACAGTGAGTTCCACAAGTCCAACCAATGCTGCTACATCCGTGGCAGTCAACGGGAACGTCACCGCGACCTTCAGCGAAGGCATGGATCCTTCTACGATCACTACAACTACTTTTACCTTGCTACAGGGTACTACGCCAGTCACTTGCGAAGTGACATATCATGGCTACATCGCGACCCTGACCCCTGCCGGCGATCTAGCCTTCAACACCCCTTATACAGCAACAATCTCCACCGCTGCCAAAGACCAGGCACACAATGCACTGGCAGTCAAGAAGACCTGGAGCTTCACGACAGGTGCTGCGCCTGACAATACTGCGCCTACAGTGAGTTCCACGAGTCCTGCCAATGCGGCTATTGCTGTGGCAGTCAACGGGAATATCACAGCCACCTTCAGCGAGGGCATGGATCCTTCTACGATCACTACTGCAACCTTTATCTTGAAGCAGGGTACAACGCCTGTCACCTGCGAAGTGACCTATACCGGTACTACTGCGACCTTGAACCCGGCCAGCGATCTCGCTTTCAACACTATATATACTGCGGAGATCTCTACTGCTGCCAAGGATCAGGCACACAATGCACTGGCAGTCAAGAAGACCTGGAGCTTCACGACTGGTGCTGCGCCTGACAATACAGCGCCTACAGTGAGTTCCACAAGTCCTGCCAATGCGGCTATTGCTGTGGCAGTCAACGGGAATATCACAGCCACCTTCAGCGAGGGAATGGATCCTTCTACAATCACCACCGCAACCTTTACCTTGAAACAGGGATCAACACTTGTTACCTGTGAGGTGACGTATACGGGTACTACTGCGACCTTGAACCCGGCCAGCGATCTCGCATTCAACACCACTTATACTGCGGAGATTACTACTGCTGCCAAGGATCAGGCACACAATGCTTTGGCAGTCAAGAAGACCTGGAGCTTCACGACTGGTGCTGCGCCTGACAATACAGCGCCTACAGTGAGTTCCACGA